A region from the Phycisphaerales bacterium genome encodes:
- a CDS encoding 2Fe-2S iron-sulfur cluster binding domain-containing protein has product MRHSDVEHGPADIPVTFILEDPLGLTGKDQREWKVMAAKGEHLLEVAMDHGINIEHACGGVCACSTCHIYIESGGKCLSESTEAEEDRVEEAPGLQRNSRLACQCTIERQPVEPIVVRVPAWNRNAVKEVPH; this is encoded by the coding sequence ATGCGCCATTCCGATGTCGAACACGGGCCGGCCGATATTCCGGTCACGTTCATCCTTGAGGACCCGCTCGGCCTGACCGGGAAGGACCAGCGCGAGTGGAAGGTCATGGCCGCCAAAGGCGAGCACCTCCTCGAGGTCGCGATGGACCACGGGATCAACATCGAGCACGCGTGCGGCGGGGTCTGCGCCTGCTCGACCTGCCATATCTACATCGAGTCGGGGGGAAAGTGCCTGAGCGAATCGACCGAGGCCGAGGAGGACCGCGTCGAGGAAGCGCCGGGCCTGCAGCGCAACAGCCGCCTGGCCTGCCAGTGCACCATCGAGCGCCAGCCGGTCGAGCCGATCGTGGTCCGCGTCCCCGCGTGGAATCGCAACGCGGTCAAGGAAGTCCCGCACTGA
- a CDS encoding NifU family protein, with the protein MALTHLKLLPSGVESSVQTPSSDLREKIERVIRLIRPAVQADGGDLELVDITPDGVVEIRLHGACVGCPSSAITLQSGIERNLKAHVSQSLRVKAVD; encoded by the coding sequence ATGGCCTTGACTCACCTGAAACTCCTACCATCTGGTGTGGAATCGTCCGTCCAAACCCCGTCAAGCGACCTCCGCGAGAAAATCGAGCGGGTCATCCGCCTGATCCGCCCCGCCGTACAGGCCGATGGAGGCGACCTTGAACTCGTCGACATCACCCCCGACGGCGTCGTCGAGATCCGTCTCCACGGCGCCTGCGTCGGCTGCCCCTCGAGTGCCATCACGCTCCAGAGCGGGATCGAGCGAAACCTCAAAGCCCACGTGAGCCAGTCGCTCCGGGTCAAGGCGGTCGACTGA
- a CDS encoding carbon storage regulator produces the protein MLVITRREGEEVVIGDPRNPIGVVRVASVKGERVRLAFEFPRDVEIHRREIAEQIVAQAPEVIATIKPSGTGE, from the coding sequence ATGCTTGTTATTACGCGTCGTGAGGGTGAGGAAGTCGTCATTGGAGACCCGCGAAACCCCATCGGGGTTGTTCGCGTCGCCTCGGTCAAAGGGGAGCGCGTACGCCTCGCCTTTGAGTTTCCACGCGACGTGGAGATCCATCGCCGCGAGATCGCCGAGCAGATCGTCGCCCAGGCCCCCGAAGTGATCGCCACGATCAAGCCCAGCGGCACAGGCGAGTAA
- the arsM gene encoding arsenite methyltransferase: protein MSESKNGCGCGPDCCGGNGSATSTRATADRTRDAVREGYAEIARSGQWSGVRPASAHMKSNSDSCCSDSPGGGGCCGPTTLTPDQVAIAVGYSESELSALPDGANMGLSCGNPTALASLKTGETVLDLGSGGGFDCFIAGPRVGRNGRVIGVDMTADMVAKARRNLSNYRERSGLDNVEFRLGEIEHLPVADATVDVAISNCVINLSPDKRQVWREIARVLKPGGRAAVSDLALAKPLPQSVRDDLEALVGCVAGAELVSEVQAAIESAGFSEIQLTAKPQYIEAMTQWQDPLYQKIASALPAGTAISDYVVSLDITARKPS, encoded by the coding sequence ATGTCAGAATCGAAGAATGGTTGCGGCTGTGGACCCGACTGCTGCGGCGGCAATGGCTCCGCGACCTCCACGAGGGCCACAGCGGATCGCACCCGTGACGCCGTACGCGAGGGCTACGCCGAGATCGCCCGCAGCGGCCAATGGTCGGGCGTGAGGCCGGCCTCGGCCCACATGAAATCCAACTCAGACTCATGCTGCAGCGACTCACCCGGCGGCGGCGGGTGCTGCGGCCCAACAACGCTGACGCCCGATCAGGTCGCCATCGCCGTGGGATACTCCGAATCAGAGTTGAGCGCACTCCCCGACGGCGCGAACATGGGCCTCTCCTGTGGCAATCCCACAGCCCTCGCCTCCTTGAAAACCGGCGAGACCGTGCTCGACCTCGGCTCTGGAGGCGGGTTCGACTGCTTCATCGCGGGCCCCCGCGTCGGCAGAAACGGACGAGTGATCGGCGTGGACATGACCGCCGACATGGTCGCCAAGGCGCGGCGCAACCTCTCGAACTACCGCGAGCGGAGCGGCCTCGACAACGTCGAGTTCCGTCTCGGCGAGATCGAGCACCTCCCCGTCGCCGACGCGACCGTCGATGTCGCCATCTCCAACTGCGTCATCAATCTCTCACCCGACAAACGCCAGGTCTGGCGAGAGATCGCCCGAGTGCTCAAACCCGGCGGCCGAGCGGCTGTCTCCGATCTCGCGCTCGCCAAGCCCCTGCCGCAAAGCGTCCGCGACGACCTCGAAGCACTCGTCGGGTGCGTGGCGGGCGCCGAACTTGTCTCCGAAGTCCAAGCCGCGATCGAGTCGGCGGGATTTTCAGAGATCCAACTCACCGCCAAGCCGCAGTACATCGAGGCCATGACCCAGTGGCAGGACCCGCTCTACCAGAAGATCGCGAGCGCGTTGCCCGCCGGAACCGCAATCAGCGACTACGTCGTGAGCCTCGACATCACCGCACGAAAGCCCAGTTGA
- a CDS encoding DEAD/DEAH box helicase has protein sequence MTTFADLKLSSQILKTLDAEGYHTPTPIQAKAIPPLLEGRDVLGCAQTGTGKTAAFSLPLIDRLSATRRGEVEGAAKSDSNERAKGSSKGDSRRARALILAPTRELAVQIEESIRTYGRHSGLRQVVIYGGVSQSRQTRALQAGVDVIVATPGRLLDLMEQGYVDLSGIRFFVLDEADRMLDMGFIEPIRRIGRQLPKERQTLLFSATMPANIRDLARAMLKDPVTVSVTPVASAAPLIEQTLYHVPGEQKPSLLAHLLLDAKISRAVVFTKTKHGADKLAKRLSREGTAADSIHGNKSQSQRQRALDAFRGGRARVLVATDVAARGLDVDGISHVFNYNLPMEPEAYVHRIGRTGRAGATGHAISFCSGDERGLLRAIERLGGKPIPASKLPSDFVPQHTPLERGEHVHEARSDRPGASPRHRSTPPATKKPSGKPHGGHAHTEKPRSDHSPSVQGSSGAMKSGRPPGGNTHLHAAPKHSGKPTPQPTHGQDRRDAGKAGGKPGMKQGTKSGQGHGHHPKAKPHSSARRAGKGFSRTSSR, from the coding sequence TTGACCACGTTTGCAGACCTGAAACTCTCGTCCCAGATTCTCAAGACCCTCGACGCGGAGGGATATCACACGCCGACACCGATCCAGGCGAAGGCCATTCCGCCGCTGCTCGAGGGGCGCGACGTGCTTGGGTGCGCGCAGACGGGGACGGGGAAGACGGCGGCGTTCTCGCTGCCTCTGATCGATCGACTCTCGGCGACCCGTCGTGGGGAGGTCGAGGGTGCGGCGAAGAGCGATTCGAACGAACGGGCGAAGGGTTCGTCCAAGGGTGACTCGCGGCGTGCTCGTGCGCTCATTCTCGCGCCGACGCGTGAACTCGCGGTGCAGATCGAGGAGAGCATCCGCACCTACGGGCGTCACTCGGGCCTTCGTCAGGTGGTGATCTACGGCGGAGTTTCGCAGAGCCGTCAGACCCGTGCTCTCCAGGCTGGCGTGGATGTCATCGTCGCGACGCCGGGGCGACTGCTTGATCTCATGGAGCAGGGGTATGTCGATCTGAGCGGCATTCGGTTCTTTGTGCTTGACGAGGCGGATCGCATGCTGGACATGGGGTTCATCGAGCCGATCCGTCGGATCGGGCGGCAACTCCCGAAGGAGCGTCAGACGCTGCTGTTCAGCGCGACCATGCCGGCGAATATCCGTGACCTGGCGAGGGCGATGCTGAAGGATCCAGTGACTGTGTCGGTGACGCCGGTGGCTTCGGCGGCTCCGCTCATTGAACAGACGCTGTACCACGTCCCTGGGGAGCAGAAGCCGTCGCTTCTGGCGCATCTGCTTCTTGATGCGAAGATCTCGCGGGCGGTTGTCTTTACGAAGACGAAACATGGGGCGGACAAACTCGCCAAGCGGCTTTCTCGCGAGGGAACGGCGGCGGATTCCATCCACGGGAACAAGTCGCAGAGCCAGCGTCAGCGGGCGCTCGACGCGTTCCGTGGCGGGCGTGCCCGGGTGCTCGTGGCGACGGACGTTGCTGCTCGCGGGCTTGACGTTGATGGGATCTCGCACGTCTTCAACTACAACCTTCCGATGGAGCCCGAGGCGTATGTGCATCGCATCGGCCGCACGGGTCGCGCGGGCGCCACGGGGCACGCGATCTCGTTCTGCAGCGGCGATGAGCGGGGGCTGCTCCGAGCGATCGAGCGGCTGGGCGGGAAGCCGATCCCGGCCTCGAAGTTGCCGAGTGACTTTGTGCCGCAGCACACGCCTCTTGAGCGTGGTGAGCATGTTCATGAGGCCCGTTCCGATCGACCTGGGGCGTCGCCTCGTCATCGGTCCACGCCTCCGGCCACGAAGAAGCCGTCGGGGAAGCCGCATGGTGGGCACGCTCACACCGAGAAGCCGCGATCGGACCACTCGCCTTCGGTCCAGGGGTCGTCAGGGGCGATGAAGAGTGGTCGGCCTCCTGGTGGCAACACTCATCTGCATGCCGCGCCGAAGCACTCGGGCAAGCCGACGCCGCAGCCGACTCACGGACAGGACCGTCGTGACGCGGGCAAGGCGGGAGGGAAGCCAGGGATGAAACAGGGGACGAAGTCTGGGCAGGGGCACGGGCATCACCCCAAGGCCAAGCCTCACTCGTCTGCTCGTCGGGCGGGCAAGGGGTTTAGCCGTACCTCGTCGCGCTGA
- a CDS encoding helix-turn-helix transcriptional regulator, whose protein sequence is MASIIQRTSRTPKAANRQRARLDRVLDPAMMRALAEPTRARLLSCLLKCARACSVTEVAECCSIDFSMVARHLSTLASAGMLHAEKQGRTVWYTADAEALATRFRAIAEAIEELKPADACADGTCCVKACGHCGEIS, encoded by the coding sequence ATGGCGTCAATAATCCAACGTACTTCACGCACGCCCAAGGCCGCGAATCGCCAGCGGGCACGCCTGGACCGAGTCCTCGATCCCGCCATGATGCGGGCCCTCGCCGAGCCAACACGGGCCCGGTTGCTCTCATGCCTCCTCAAATGTGCCCGCGCCTGCTCAGTCACAGAAGTCGCCGAGTGCTGCTCCATCGATTTCTCGATGGTCGCTCGCCACCTCTCCACCCTCGCCAGCGCGGGGATGCTCCACGCCGAAAAGCAGGGACGCACCGTCTGGTACACCGCCGATGCAGAGGCCCTCGCCACACGCTTCCGCGCCATCGCCGAGGCGATCGAAGAGTTGAAGCCTGCCGACGCGTGCGCCGACGGAACCTGCTGCGTGAAAGCCTGCGGCCACTGTGGGGAGATCTCATGA
- a CDS encoding RNHCP domain-containing protein, whose translation MSHHTRSHNNAFTCTTCKFTSPEATFGTKHRNHCPRCLWSRHVDESTGDRKAACKAPMEPIAIEVRPHGEWAIVHRCTGCGTLRTNRIAGDDFERALLALALRPIANPAFPIDDLRGA comes from the coding sequence ATGTCACACCACACGCGTTCCCACAACAACGCATTCACGTGCACCACCTGCAAGTTCACTTCGCCCGAGGCCACCTTCGGCACCAAGCATCGCAACCACTGTCCGCGATGCCTCTGGTCGCGTCATGTGGACGAGAGCACCGGCGACCGCAAGGCCGCGTGCAAGGCGCCGATGGAACCGATCGCGATCGAGGTCCGCCCGCACGGCGAGTGGGCGATCGTTCACCGCTGTACGGGGTGCGGCACGCTTCGCACCAACCGGATCGCCGGCGACGACTTTGAGCGGGCGCTGCTTGCGTTGGCGCTTCGACCGATTGCGAACCCGGCGTTTCCGATCGACGACCTTCGTGGGGCCTAG
- a CDS encoding Spy/CpxP family protein refolding chaperone — protein sequence MSSRLNRTILTVSASFALAFSAHVPVAFAQEEAPARQPGARQPRGNGNGNGDQAQPGQRGGRRGGGQGMGVSGGGRMMGGPGGMQRATITPRNIDRYAEILALTDDQKSAVDTLFDGYRGRVESIQEESREKMREMRDEMREGGGGGDGSGFAKFRETMEAARKQTDEAEKAFFGDVQLILTEPQAALWPKIEKARNRDASLPRGRLSGENVDLFEIVDDLNLVEAEKSPTVAVLDQYETELDRELTARNKVYDEVASKVGEMFRDGNAEAAQAEIEKGRAASVRVRDLQRRYADKVKAVLPDASKEAFDTAFKKASFPRVYRTSSVGRMLDGAEKLSDLTADQKTQLAEIKEAYAKAVAPMNDRLAKAEEANEMAFNIGNMPFGRRGGGGNADGEQSAEQKAMSEARQAKRDLDTQYQDRIEKVLTPAQKEKLPRGGRGGQNDEPGMQIF from the coding sequence ATGTCATCTCGCCTCAATCGCACGATTCTCACGGTCTCGGCCTCTTTTGCACTGGCTTTTTCCGCCCATGTTCCCGTCGCCTTTGCCCAGGAGGAGGCGCCTGCCCGTCAGCCCGGTGCACGTCAGCCCCGCGGCAACGGCAACGGGAATGGTGATCAGGCGCAGCCCGGGCAACGCGGCGGTCGTCGCGGCGGGGGGCAGGGGATGGGTGTTTCTGGTGGTGGTCGCATGATGGGTGGTCCGGGCGGCATGCAGCGCGCCACCATCACGCCCCGGAACATCGACCGATACGCCGAGATTCTCGCGCTCACCGACGATCAGAAGAGTGCCGTGGACACGCTCTTCGACGGCTACCGCGGGCGCGTCGAGTCCATCCAGGAAGAGTCTCGCGAGAAGATGCGTGAGATGCGGGACGAGATGCGTGAGGGTGGTGGGGGAGGCGACGGCTCCGGGTTCGCGAAGTTCCGCGAGACCATGGAGGCCGCCCGCAAGCAGACCGACGAGGCCGAGAAGGCGTTCTTCGGCGATGTTCAGTTGATTCTGACCGAGCCACAGGCGGCGTTGTGGCCCAAGATCGAGAAGGCCCGCAATCGCGACGCCTCGCTCCCTCGCGGGAGGCTGAGCGGCGAGAACGTTGACCTCTTCGAGATCGTGGATGATCTCAATCTCGTGGAGGCGGAGAAGTCTCCGACCGTGGCGGTGCTGGACCAGTACGAGACCGAACTCGACCGTGAACTCACGGCGCGGAACAAAGTGTATGACGAGGTTGCCTCGAAGGTCGGCGAGATGTTCCGCGATGGCAACGCCGAGGCGGCCCAGGCGGAGATCGAGAAGGGTCGTGCCGCGAGCGTCCGCGTCCGCGACCTCCAGCGCCGGTATGCCGACAAGGTGAAGGCTGTTCTTCCCGACGCGTCCAAGGAGGCCTTTGACACGGCCTTCAAGAAGGCGAGTTTCCCGCGGGTGTATCGCACGTCGTCGGTGGGCCGCATGCTCGATGGCGCGGAGAAACTCTCGGATCTGACCGCGGATCAGAAGACCCAACTTGCGGAGATCAAGGAGGCGTACGCCAAGGCGGTCGCGCCGATGAATGATCGACTTGCGAAGGCCGAGGAGGCCAACGAGATGGCGTTCAACATCGGGAACATGCCGTTCGGGCGGCGGGGCGGCGGCGGCAACGCGGACGGCGAGCAGTCGGCCGAGCAGAAGGCGATGAGCGAGGCGCGTCAGGCCAAGCGCGATCTCGATACCCAGTATCAGGACCGCATCGAGAAGGTTCTGACGCCCGCGCAGAAGGAAAAACTGCCTCGCGGCGGACGCGGCGGGCAGAACGACGAGCCGGGCATGCAGATCTTCTGA
- a CDS encoding O-methyltransferase: protein MSLPTMPPELDAWQAFGTRVDDLLSSTLGGSDAALDRCLEHSAREGLPAISVSLQQGRFLGLLASAIGAKRILEIGTLGGYSTIFLARALASGPLARVVSLELHPHHARVARENLEFAKLADRVEVVVGPAIESLGVLAKGHDPGAPFDVVFIDADKENIAAYFDLVVPLTRPGALVIVDNIVRDGEVVDATSTDPRVRGVRRFLEKMKTETRVQAAGIQTLGSKGYDGFSIARVLNPKG, encoded by the coding sequence ATGTCTCTGCCGACCATGCCACCCGAACTCGACGCCTGGCAGGCCTTTGGCACGCGTGTCGATGACCTGTTGTCTTCCACGCTTGGCGGGAGCGACGCTGCGTTGGATCGGTGCCTTGAGCACTCGGCGCGAGAGGGGCTGCCGGCGATCAGCGTCTCGCTGCAGCAGGGTCGATTTCTTGGGCTGCTGGCATCGGCGATTGGGGCGAAGCGCATTCTTGAGATCGGCACACTTGGCGGGTACTCCACGATCTTTCTCGCTCGGGCGCTGGCCTCTGGGCCTTTGGCTCGGGTGGTTTCGCTCGAACTCCACCCGCACCACGCGAGGGTCGCCCGCGAGAATCTCGAGTTTGCGAAACTCGCCGATCGCGTTGAGGTGGTCGTCGGTCCCGCGATTGAATCGTTGGGCGTGCTCGCGAAGGGTCATGATCCTGGCGCGCCCTTTGACGTAGTGTTTATCGATGCGGACAAGGAGAACATCGCGGCGTACTTCGATCTGGTAGTGCCGCTGACGCGCCCGGGCGCGCTCGTGATCGTGGACAACATCGTTCGTGATGGCGAGGTGGTGGACGCGACAAGCACCGACCCGCGTGTGCGGGGCGTGCGTCGATTTCTCGAGAAGATGAAGACCGAGACTCGCGTGCAGGCCGCGGGGATTCAGACGCTGGGGAGCAAGGGGTATGACGGATTTTCGATCGCGCGCGTTCTCAACCCCAAGGGTTGA
- a CDS encoding RNA polymerase subunit sigma — MAVSDDTPALTLMLNESLSDKERLERLVPSVYAHLRATAQAALAMERGEHTLQATALVHEAYLKLVGEREVPWANRAHFFAAAAEAMRRILIDHARARSAAKRGGDRSRVPMSLVDLADFADPVEILALDEAFSRLEREEPEVAAVVRLRLFAGLTVDHTARALGVSSRQVDRQWAYARAWLARAIDGEA; from the coding sequence ATGGCGGTTTCGGACGACACTCCCGCGCTCACGCTGATGCTCAACGAGTCGCTTTCGGACAAGGAGCGTTTGGAGCGGCTGGTGCCGTCGGTGTATGCGCATCTTCGGGCGACGGCGCAGGCGGCCCTGGCAATGGAACGGGGGGAGCACACGCTGCAGGCTACGGCGCTGGTGCACGAGGCGTACCTGAAGTTGGTGGGGGAGCGCGAGGTGCCTTGGGCGAATCGAGCGCATTTTTTTGCGGCGGCCGCGGAGGCGATGAGGCGGATCCTGATCGATCATGCGCGAGCACGATCGGCGGCAAAGCGGGGTGGCGACCGGAGCCGCGTGCCGATGTCGCTGGTTGATCTCGCGGACTTTGCGGATCCTGTAGAAATCCTGGCGCTCGACGAGGCGTTCTCACGCTTGGAGCGGGAGGAGCCCGAGGTGGCGGCGGTGGTCCGGCTGCGCCTCTTTGCGGGGCTGACGGTGGATCACACGGCGCGGGCTTTGGGTGTGTCATCGCGGCAGGTGGATCGGCAGTGGGCGTATGCACGGGCGTGGCTTGCCCGGGCTATTGATGGAGAGGCATGA
- the hydA gene encoding dihydropyrimidinase: MRFDTIISGGTVHTAESSFVADVGVEKGLIAAIAAPGSLSSPGARVIDASGKHVIPGAIDVHVHLALPFCGTVSCDDFEHGSRAAVHSGITTVIDFAIPSKGESLKDAHETWMAKARGKSLVDFSWHMALTDRGHIEEIPELVEMGLPTFKEFMIYESEGWNSDDAMLYATLEKVRSLSNREDEPRAMLLLHAESPRILDLFIGRHHTPEKMKALGARLHAITRPNVVEAEAIERAIRFAEHTRGALYIVHMSTGEGTDLVKAARARGVPVLAETCAQYLVLDDSVFERSDGHLYACCPQVKKAGDIDRLWRGLGDGEVCVVSTDTCSFTREQKAMWNGDFTKIPMGLPGLDTMVPIVYTFGVQAGRITMNRLVQLCCTNPARVMGLGDRKGTIAPGFDADLAIIDPAASLTVDPKSLYSKADWSPYQGMTLHGFSSLTMVRGTVVYENGKHVGTPGHGQFVSRSGPGRLN, from the coding sequence GTGAGATTTGACACGATTATCTCCGGGGGGACGGTTCACACGGCGGAGTCGTCGTTTGTCGCGGATGTCGGGGTTGAGAAGGGCCTGATTGCCGCGATCGCGGCTCCTGGATCGTTGAGTTCGCCGGGTGCACGCGTGATCGATGCTTCGGGGAAGCACGTCATTCCTGGCGCGATCGATGTCCACGTGCATCTTGCGCTGCCGTTCTGTGGGACGGTTTCCTGCGACGACTTTGAGCATGGATCCAGGGCCGCGGTTCATTCCGGGATCACGACGGTGATCGATTTTGCGATTCCCTCCAAGGGGGAGTCGCTCAAGGACGCCCACGAGACGTGGATGGCGAAGGCTCGCGGGAAGTCGCTTGTTGATTTCTCATGGCACATGGCGCTCACGGACCGCGGGCACATCGAGGAGATCCCCGAACTCGTTGAGATGGGCCTTCCGACGTTCAAGGAGTTCATGATCTATGAGAGCGAGGGGTGGAACAGCGACGATGCGATGCTGTATGCCACGCTCGAGAAGGTGCGTTCGCTGAGCAACCGCGAGGATGAGCCTCGGGCGATGCTGCTGCTTCATGCGGAATCGCCACGGATTCTTGATTTGTTCATCGGGCGTCACCACACGCCCGAGAAGATGAAGGCTTTGGGGGCGCGGCTGCACGCGATCACGCGGCCCAATGTCGTTGAGGCTGAGGCGATCGAGCGGGCGATCCGGTTCGCTGAACACACGCGGGGCGCGTTGTACATCGTGCACATGTCGACGGGCGAGGGAACGGACCTTGTCAAGGCTGCGCGAGCGCGGGGCGTGCCCGTTTTGGCCGAGACGTGTGCTCAGTACCTTGTTCTCGACGACTCCGTGTTCGAGCGTTCCGATGGGCACCTTTATGCCTGCTGCCCGCAGGTGAAGAAGGCGGGCGACATCGATCGGCTCTGGCGGGGGCTCGGCGATGGCGAGGTTTGTGTCGTCTCGACCGACACCTGCTCGTTCACACGTGAGCAGAAGGCGATGTGGAACGGCGATTTCACGAAGATCCCGATGGGCCTTCCTGGGCTCGACACCATGGTGCCGATTGTGTACACCTTTGGTGTGCAGGCCGGGCGGATCACGATGAATCGTCTCGTTCAACTTTGCTGCACGAACCCTGCACGCGTCATGGGGCTGGGCGACCGCAAGGGGACCATTGCGCCGGGGTTCGATGCCGACCTTGCGATCATCGACCCGGCGGCTTCGCTGACGGTGGACCCGAAATCGCTCTATTCCAAGGCCGACTGGTCGCCGTATCAGGGCATGACGCTCCATGGATTCTCGTCGCTCACCATGGTCCGTGGGACTGTGGTCTATGAGAATGGGAAGCACGTTGGAACGCCTGGGCATGGGCAGTTCGTCTCGCGTTCGGGTCCAGGGCGGCTGAACTGA
- a CDS encoding SRPBCC family protein, which yields MACSDATQSTVRALAPVCFACRRRSRTTLQEIADAILDLENWSSFTGWGPLPGIRSARFVTRSVEFVGTVFAVTDTRGDTYTESITRWDPETILEIRMDGFVTPLSNLSTHFFERWTIEHDSGASSSETGMPVVVRSFEMYPKSRIARPALWFIGQMMRRAVDRHSARVLA from the coding sequence ATGGCCTGTAGCGACGCGACCCAGAGCACCGTGAGAGCACTCGCTCCTGTCTGCTTCGCCTGTCGTCGGCGTTCGCGCACGACACTCCAGGAGATCGCCGACGCCATTCTCGACCTTGAGAACTGGTCGTCATTCACGGGGTGGGGGCCGCTCCCTGGTATCCGCTCGGCACGCTTTGTCACACGCAGCGTTGAGTTCGTCGGCACGGTCTTTGCCGTCACCGATACGCGTGGCGATACCTACACCGAGTCCATCACCAGGTGGGACCCGGAGACGATCCTCGAGATCCGCATGGATGGCTTTGTGACGCCGCTCTCGAACCTCTCGACCCATTTCTTCGAGCGGTGGACGATTGAGCATGACTCGGGCGCCTCCTCGAGCGAAACGGGGATGCCCGTTGTTGTGCGGTCGTTTGAGATGTATCCGAAGTCGAGGATCGCGCGGCCTGCCCTGTGGTTCATCGGGCAGATGATGCGGCGGGCGGTCGATCGGCACTCCGCACGAGTGCTCGCTTGA
- a CDS encoding arsenate reductase ArsC, with the protein MTSQPHTRPRVMFLCTGNSCRSQMAEGWARHLLGDRIDACSAGTSPHGVNPLAVRAMQERDVDISGHTSKTVEACDPVTLDLVVTVCGHADENCPAFLRHSLRTRVVHHGFDDPPRLAAAASTDEEAMPHYRRVRDEIREFVEHTLPGLMNDLKSKAVYSEPRLS; encoded by the coding sequence ATGACTTCGCAGCCACACACGCGTCCGCGCGTGATGTTCCTCTGCACGGGAAACTCCTGCCGCAGCCAGATGGCCGAGGGCTGGGCTCGTCACCTGCTCGGCGATCGGATCGACGCCTGCAGCGCCGGCACGTCTCCCCATGGTGTGAACCCACTCGCCGTGCGAGCCATGCAGGAGCGCGACGTGGACATCTCGGGGCACACAAGCAAGACCGTCGAGGCATGCGATCCGGTAACACTCGACCTCGTCGTCACGGTCTGCGGCCACGCCGACGAAAACTGCCCCGCGTTCCTTCGACACTCTCTACGAACACGAGTGGTCCACCACGGCTTCGACGATCCCCCGCGCCTCGCCGCAGCCGCATCGACCGATGAGGAAGCAATGCCCCACTACCGGCGCGTGCGAGACGAGATCCGAGAGTTTGTGGAACACACGCTGCCGGGGCTCATGAACGATCTCAAGAGCAAGGCCGTGTATTCAGAACCACGTTTAAGCTGA
- a CDS encoding class I SAM-dependent methyltransferase has product MSTEFWNERYAGEDLVYGDAPNTFLAASAGHMPKAGLALDLGAGEGRNALFLASLGLDTTAVDQSEVGLAKAQRRARDRKLTLHTTVADLNVFDPPLATFDVISSIFVHLPSPLRSRVLRRLPTWLRPGGVFILESYAPDQIERDTGGPKDPDMLAPLESILADLRVGDPSITIIHEALLVREVIEGAHHSGESSVVQMIAKKA; this is encoded by the coding sequence ATGTCCACAGAGTTCTGGAATGAGCGATATGCCGGCGAGGATTTGGTGTATGGGGATGCGCCGAACACGTTTCTTGCGGCGAGTGCCGGGCACATGCCCAAGGCCGGTCTGGCTCTCGACCTTGGCGCGGGCGAGGGGCGGAACGCGCTCTTTCTCGCGTCGCTTGGGCTTGACACGACCGCGGTCGATCAGAGCGAGGTTGGCTTGGCCAAGGCCCAACGCCGCGCCCGCGATCGGAAACTGACGCTCCACACCACGGTCGCCGACCTGAACGTGTTCGATCCACCGCTGGCGACCTTTGATGTGATCTCGTCAATCTTCGTGCACCTTCCATCGCCACTGCGTTCGCGCGTGCTTCGGCGTCTTCCGACGTGGCTCAGGCCCGGCGGGGTCTTCATCCTGGAGTCGTATGCCCCGGACCAGATCGAGCGTGACACCGGTGGACCCAAGGATCCCGACATGCTCGCGCCGCTGGAGTCGATTCTCGCCGATCTACGCGTGGGCGATCCCTCGATCACGATCATTCATGAGGCGTTGCTTGTTCGCGAAGTCATTGAGGGGGCGCACCATTCTGGAGAATCGTCGGTGGTGCAGATGATTGCGAAGAAGGCCTGA